A genomic segment from Rhodospirillaceae bacterium encodes:
- a CDS encoding cupin fold metalloprotein, WbuC family yields MSDTSNSSIDFLDQYDVRRDEGARTPGFFCLKSPVSINREVLDDLKRFSNSRGEDVRLSLHQKPEAAFHDMLIVQRRENGYRRPHRHSIKGETWHLLEGEMGAFVFDLDGNVTDSCLMRPDDFFLYRLEANHYHTVIPLSDFAIFHESKPGPFLAEGDSIFPPWAPDNSDAGVAEAYQNNLINALVRD; encoded by the coding sequence ATGTCTGATACTTCAAATTCATCTATCGATTTCCTGGATCAATATGATGTGCGTCGCGATGAGGGCGCACGAACACCTGGTTTCTTTTGCTTGAAGAGCCCCGTCTCAATAAACAGGGAAGTCCTGGATGACCTGAAGCGGTTTTCCAATTCCAGGGGTGAAGATGTCCGGCTTTCCCTTCATCAAAAACCGGAAGCCGCATTTCATGACATGCTGATTGTGCAAAGACGTGAAAATGGTTATCGCAGGCCTCATAGGCATTCAATAAAGGGAGAGACCTGGCACCTGCTTGAAGGAGAAATGGGGGCCTTTGTTTTTGATCTGGATGGCAACGTAACAGACAGTTGTTTAATGCGACCAGACGATTTTTTTCTTTATCGTCTTGAAGCTAATCATTATCACACCGTCATTCCCTTGAGCGATTTCGCTATCTTTCACGAAAGCAAACCCGGCCCTTTCCTGGCTGAAGGCGATAGCATTTTTCCGCCATGGGCGCCCGATAACAGTGACGCCGGGGTTGCCGAAGCCTATCAAAACAATCTCATAAACGCGCTGGTTAGGGATTAG
- a CDS encoding methyltransferase domain-containing protein, with translation MIEIKGMTIAHQLLERANQSKDTFDIRHVVCQHCGLVQIANPIDPDVLYSAYNFNFSSWKKEPHLEHELDTIFSHGVPGSAFEIGCNDGKFLEALQSRGVINLFGVEPNPVSSSQAQSKSDLRIFHSMMTPEIAEKALAENGKFDLVLSRQVIEHVEDIDSFLECADLLLADDGLLFIDLPDFGPALALGDVSLLWEEHISNFTRPVLKELLVRKGFKPFESHSYDFSGGTMSTLSRRSDKSETDTDKTLLTEHLASTENYATKVKQYGARLRKALKKAADSGFLIILYGSGGRANVALTALGIGELIDFAIDDQSERLGKYLPCNSIEIRPTNVLQSSDQPMVILLAVNNDSEPTVIKQAQGLSGESMLFLSIFGPKDIHEKLDAFESVLSAR, from the coding sequence ATGATAGAAATAAAAGGAATGACAATCGCCCACCAACTTCTGGAAAGGGCTAATCAATCCAAAGATACCTTCGATATACGCCATGTCGTTTGCCAGCATTGCGGACTGGTCCAGATCGCCAATCCCATCGATCCCGATGTTCTATACAGCGCCTATAATTTCAACTTCAGTTCCTGGAAAAAAGAACCCCATCTCGAACACGAACTGGACACGATATTTTCTCATGGAGTACCGGGGTCGGCATTCGAGATCGGCTGTAACGACGGAAAATTTCTCGAAGCCTTGCAAAGCCGGGGCGTAATAAATCTTTTTGGGGTGGAACCTAATCCCGTGTCCAGTTCACAGGCCCAAAGCAAGTCTGATCTGCGTATCTTCCATTCAATGATGACACCTGAAATCGCAGAGAAAGCTCTTGCTGAAAATGGAAAATTCGACCTGGTCCTTTCCCGTCAAGTTATTGAACACGTCGAAGATATTGACAGTTTTCTCGAGTGTGCGGATTTGCTGCTCGCCGATGACGGGTTGCTGTTTATTGACCTTCCGGATTTTGGGCCCGCCCTCGCTCTTGGTGACGTGTCCTTGTTATGGGAGGAACATATCTCGAATTTTACCAGGCCCGTCTTGAAGGAATTACTGGTTCGCAAGGGTTTCAAACCCTTTGAAAGCCACTCTTACGATTTCAGTGGTGGTACCATGTCCACTCTTTCGCGTCGATCTGATAAAAGTGAAACCGATACAGACAAGACTTTGCTTACGGAGCATCTGGCTTCGACGGAAAATTACGCAACAAAGGTCAAACAGTACGGAGCAAGGCTCCGTAAGGCATTAAAGAAAGCTGCGGATTCAGGCTTTCTCATTATCCTTTATGGCAGTGGCGGCAGAGCCAATGTGGCGCTAACGGCCCTGGGGATCGGTGAATTAATTGATTTTGCCATTGATGATCAGTCCGAAAGGCTGGGTAAATACCTTCCTTGCAACAGTATCGAAATCCGTCCAACCAATGTATTGCAATCTTCTGACCAACCGATGGTCATTCTATTGGCGGTCAACAATGACAGTGAACCGACGGTGATAAAACAAGCGCAGGGTTTATCGGGCGAATCTATGCTGTTTTTATCTATTTTTGGACCGAAGGATATCCACGAGAAATTGGATGCTTTTGAAAGTGTTTTATCTGCCCGCTAA
- a CDS encoding TIGR04372 family glycosyltransferase, with protein sequence MQDDTQDLTLAMKCAENGDIKKAKEICDGILAELPKNLEARHFQAYLFILMGEFETAISKLLHIVGDCPNNPDIISTLAAAYIKGGDQKKGISFLRRILQLKPDDVEALTDLATIHAEVGHLKAAIGYCTRALEVSPDHARASQLNKALDEHLFKLHVDPINQFVNDDIGRGKPKVIVPLRLIGRIGHLIIEPFLLKCIYDPAEYDIIFVTPPRGLAISQPVFDISLRDLFFVEDPHDPQMAAYNQHGKSIGTYQLDDRTIVLESVADLMVQAVEKARDGQFSYRAVLTEAELAEGMALRSAMGIPVDAKIVTLYVRDSGFFPSLEGHGVRDSSIANYIPAIKHLVDKDYYVVRLGDNKMTPLPDLGQHVIDAPFHPAYTQLVEPYFVSQSDFMIKTTSGPEALSLIFGIPSVYVNAMFTPIFLISKDDLAIFKSYYSHRYERNLSLREIAYDKEILFSCTSDSFVREQIELHENTQEDILNVTMEMTDRMDGTYNPTPSIDERFRKLCQQINKDCSLDTSDRIYGQLEIYSFLPYLMKGQVSHEYYKSHPELLS encoded by the coding sequence ATGCAAGATGACACCCAAGATTTAACCCTGGCCATGAAGTGCGCCGAGAATGGGGATATTAAGAAGGCCAAAGAAATTTGCGATGGCATCCTTGCAGAACTCCCCAAGAACCTCGAAGCCCGGCACTTTCAGGCCTATCTTTTCATCCTTATGGGTGAGTTTGAAACAGCCATATCAAAATTGCTTCATATCGTCGGCGACTGTCCGAACAATCCCGATATTATCTCCACATTAGCCGCCGCCTACATCAAGGGTGGCGACCAGAAAAAAGGTATATCCTTCTTGCGAAGGATACTTCAATTGAAACCAGACGATGTAGAGGCCCTTACGGACCTGGCGACGATCCATGCTGAGGTTGGACATTTAAAGGCTGCTATTGGATATTGCACAAGGGCGCTTGAGGTCAGCCCGGATCATGCAAGGGCCAGCCAGTTGAATAAGGCTCTGGATGAACATCTGTTCAAACTGCATGTCGATCCAATAAATCAATTTGTTAATGATGATATTGGCCGCGGCAAACCGAAAGTCATTGTGCCGCTACGCTTGATAGGAAGGATCGGGCACCTCATCATTGAGCCCTTTTTACTAAAATGCATCTACGACCCGGCTGAGTACGACATTATTTTCGTGACCCCGCCAAGAGGGCTAGCGATTAGCCAGCCTGTCTTCGATATCTCCCTTCGAGACCTGTTTTTTGTAGAAGATCCACATGATCCGCAAATGGCGGCCTACAATCAGCACGGAAAAAGCATCGGAACGTATCAATTGGATGATCGCACAATTGTTCTGGAATCCGTTGCCGATCTGATGGTTCAGGCTGTCGAAAAAGCCCGCGATGGCCAATTTTCCTATCGTGCCGTTCTTACAGAGGCTGAATTGGCAGAAGGTATGGCGTTGCGCAGTGCCATGGGGATACCGGTAGATGCAAAAATTGTCACACTCTACGTTCGTGACTCAGGATTTTTCCCCAGCCTCGAAGGCCACGGGGTTAGAGACTCAAGCATTGCCAATTATATTCCAGCCATCAAACACCTTGTAGATAAAGATTACTATGTTGTCAGATTAGGCGACAACAAGATGACGCCCTTGCCTGATTTAGGGCAACACGTTATCGACGCCCCTTTTCATCCGGCCTACACACAGCTGGTTGAACCGTATTTCGTCTCCCAGAGCGATTTCATGATAAAAACAACCTCAGGGCCGGAAGCGCTCTCTCTCATCTTTGGCATACCATCAGTGTATGTGAACGCCATGTTCACTCCCATATTTCTAATCTCCAAGGACGATCTAGCTATTTTTAAAAGTTACTATTCACATCGCTATGAAAGAAACCTGTCCTTACGTGAAATTGCCTATGACAAGGAAATTCTGTTTTCATGTACGTCTGATAGCTTCGTCAGGGAGCAGATCGAACTGCATGAGAATACGCAAGAAGACATCCTAAACGTCACCATGGAGATGACAGACCGCATGGACGGAACCTACAATCCTACACCGTCCATAGACGAGCGTTTCCGTAAACTTTGTCAGCAAATCAACAAGGATTGCAGCCTGGACACATCAGACAGGATATACGGTCAGCTGGAAATCTACAGTTTTCTGCCTTACTTGATGAAGGGGCAGGTTTCCCACGAATATTATAAATCCCATCCGGAATTATTATCGTGA
- a CDS encoding sugar nucleotide-binding protein, whose protein sequence is MMTTGKTLIVGASGYVGRHLFDLIGHEASTGTYNQSVIPDCLKFDAGTMGLADLNFNMSEYSQAVLLNGETNPDACANDIERSESINVTQIIKLIDELYANDIRPVFISTEAVFDGRKGNYVEEDEPNPILVYGRQKVEVEQYLLAKGHPFQIIRLSKIYDSSPQAGSFLGNWYSQITAGEKDIPCAEDFISCPVHVDDVSKAIRALVALDENGIFHVAGPQALSRYGICQILADEIKLLQPMEACIRPCSINDFPTVEPRPLNISLNAEKTILRTALNFRDVGSVCREMVQNLSSSLQ, encoded by the coding sequence ATGATGACTACCGGAAAAACGTTAATCGTGGGGGCTTCCGGCTATGTGGGAAGACATCTGTTCGATCTCATCGGTCACGAAGCAAGCACGGGAACCTATAATCAATCGGTCATACCCGATTGTTTAAAATTTGATGCCGGGACCATGGGATTGGCTGATCTGAATTTTAATATGTCGGAATATTCCCAAGCTGTCTTGCTCAATGGTGAAACGAATCCGGACGCTTGTGCAAATGATATTGAACGTTCTGAAAGCATCAATGTTACCCAGATTATCAAGCTGATTGATGAACTCTACGCCAATGATATCAGGCCTGTATTCATTTCAACCGAGGCTGTTTTTGATGGCAGGAAGGGTAATTATGTTGAAGAAGATGAACCAAATCCCATCCTTGTCTACGGTCGACAAAAGGTGGAAGTAGAGCAATATCTATTGGCAAAGGGGCACCCCTTTCAAATAATCAGATTGTCCAAGATCTATGATTCCAGTCCCCAGGCAGGATCGTTTCTTGGAAACTGGTATAGCCAAATAACCGCTGGTGAAAAGGATATACCGTGCGCCGAGGACTTTATTTCTTGCCCCGTCCATGTTGATGATGTCAGCAAGGCCATAAGGGCGCTTGTTGCCCTGGATGAAAACGGTATCTTCCATGTTGCCGGTCCCCAGGCATTGAGTCGCTACGGTATTTGCCAGATACTTGCCGACGAAATAAAGCTCCTTCAACCGATGGAAGCCTGCATTCGGCCCTGTAGTATTAACGACTTTCCAACTGTCGAACCGCGGCCTTTGAATATTTCCCTTAATGCTGAAAAGACCATTTTGCGAACCGCCTTGAACTTTAGGGATGTGGGTTCGGTCTGCAGAGAGATGGTGCAAAATTTATCTTCTTCGCTACAATAA
- a CDS encoding SDR family oxidoreductase: MRSLVTGGAGFIGSHLVTTLLDLGHDVCVLDNFSTGRPQNLDHVKDNPHLQIHQVDIGSGADMGAFFDGVERVYHLAALADIVPSIEQPEAYHRANVDGTFHVLQAANRAAVKRFVYIASSSCYGLPDINPTPEDADIRPMYPYALTKYVGETYAMHWAQLYGLPAVSLRLFNVYGPRSRTSGTYGAVFGVFLAQKLAGKPYTVVGDGTQTRDFTFVSDIVSAILAAADSDLSGKIMNVGSGDTYSVNRLVELLGGEVTYIPKRPGEPDCTFADTQKIRKLLNWQPKVSFEDGVKEMLDNIDYWREAPVWEPASIAEATTGWFKYLAGNDG, translated from the coding sequence GTGCGTAGTCTGGTTACCGGCGGGGCAGGATTTATCGGTAGCCATCTGGTTACGACATTGCTGGATTTGGGCCATGACGTCTGTGTGCTCGATAATTTTTCGACCGGTCGTCCGCAGAATCTGGATCACGTAAAAGACAATCCGCACTTGCAAATTCACCAGGTCGATATTGGCTCCGGCGCGGATATGGGAGCCTTTTTTGATGGTGTCGAACGGGTTTACCATCTGGCGGCTTTGGCCGACATCGTGCCGTCAATCGAGCAACCCGAAGCCTATCACCGGGCTAACGTTGATGGCACCTTTCATGTCCTGCAGGCGGCCAACCGGGCGGCGGTGAAACGATTTGTCTATATTGCCTCCAGTTCCTGCTACGGCCTTCCCGATATCAACCCGACGCCTGAAGATGCCGACATCCGTCCCATGTATCCGTACGCCCTGACAAAATATGTCGGTGAAACCTACGCCATGCACTGGGCCCAGCTTTATGGATTGCCGGCGGTGTCCTTGCGGCTGTTCAATGTTTATGGACCGCGCAGCCGGACTTCGGGCACATATGGCGCGGTGTTCGGCGTTTTTCTGGCCCAGAAACTGGCGGGTAAACCGTACACGGTGGTTGGCGACGGCACCCAAACCCGCGACTTCACCTTTGTCAGCGATATTGTCAGCGCCATTCTGGCGGCAGCCGATTCCGACCTTTCGGGCAAAATTATGAATGTCGGCTCTGGCGACACTTACAGTGTTAACCGGTTGGTGGAATTGCTGGGTGGAGAGGTCACCTATATTCCGAAACGCCCCGGCGAGCCTGACTGTACCTTTGCCGATACGCAGAAAATTCGGAAGCTGTTAAATTGGCAACCAAAAGTTTCTTTTGAAGACGGCGTCAAGGAAATGTTGGACAATATTGATTATTGGCGTGAAGCGCCGGTCTGGGAACCTGCTTCCATAGCGGAGGCAACGACCGGCTGGTTCAAGTATCTGGCTGGAAATGATGGATAG
- a CDS encoding B12-binding domain-containing radical SAM protein — protein MNTVPEKNKCVPEPLFLDNLYNQIKRRLDPKRLDGKAVLVQIPQVPPQLVETEIARNRGYFAYPPHGLFYLSGELERLGVSSVISDLNLEVLKAASEGIENLDKIWQGCLEQIFPRDQSFFICLSFMFDSTFPQLKSVCSWIKDTYPAVPIIVGGVAATADPDRLLRGNLADIVVANEGELGLSGLVTFLRKESQEEPPNLFMLDDEDGRSVTSTRNAFGAGVHFDIREQFNKIDLAEYCKFGSLNNFSRIKGVDVPYATILTRRGCRARCTFCSVRNFNGPGVRTRDVDHVVDEMVDLWQHHDIRHFEWLDDDPLYDRDFALNLFNQIAERLPGATWSANNGMIASSVTPEILAALEKSHCLGFTVGLETGNPEMLRKIKKPATIERFLQFAQMSKDFPGIFYIVNFILGLPTETFGQMLDSFDVARVSKLDWNNFFNFQPLKNTDAYLAYAGLEDDDIDDQLIKRGTTVDFNPNRAGVFNAKDDDGLIRGYAIFDMPLDAAPARNQIREIWFTFNYVANFLRLPALETENETRIENAVKWLLALGHAYQDNPAINCVLYFLERRLGKNRSVLNNQRDAAFMKFKKSEYWSERDREFNFSAFLENEIPMIDPRASRGSDGELLTRKK, from the coding sequence TTGAACACGGTCCCGGAAAAAAACAAATGCGTTCCGGAGCCTCTCTTCCTGGATAATCTGTATAACCAGATTAAGCGGCGTCTTGACCCGAAACGACTGGATGGCAAGGCTGTCCTTGTTCAAATTCCACAAGTTCCGCCTCAACTCGTTGAAACAGAGATCGCCAGGAACCGGGGATATTTTGCATATCCTCCCCACGGTTTGTTTTACCTGTCCGGCGAACTTGAGCGTCTTGGTGTCAGTTCCGTCATTAGCGACTTGAATCTTGAGGTTCTGAAAGCGGCCAGCGAAGGTATCGAAAATCTGGATAAAATCTGGCAGGGGTGCCTTGAACAGATTTTCCCCAGGGATCAGAGTTTTTTTATCTGCCTGTCTTTTATGTTCGATTCAACTTTCCCTCAGCTTAAGTCCGTCTGCTCCTGGATCAAAGATACCTATCCGGCTGTACCGATCATTGTTGGCGGGGTGGCCGCGACGGCGGACCCGGATCGCCTTCTGCGGGGCAATCTGGCTGATATAGTCGTTGCTAACGAGGGCGAATTGGGCCTGTCGGGGTTGGTTACTTTCTTGCGAAAAGAAAGCCAGGAGGAACCCCCGAACTTGTTCATGCTGGATGACGAAGACGGGAGATCTGTTACCAGCACCCGAAATGCCTTTGGCGCAGGGGTTCATTTCGACATCCGTGAGCAATTTAACAAAATTGATCTTGCCGAGTACTGTAAATTCGGATCATTGAATAACTTCTCCCGGATCAAAGGCGTCGATGTGCCATACGCCACTATCCTGACGCGCAGGGGGTGCCGGGCCCGTTGTACATTTTGCAGCGTTCGGAATTTTAACGGCCCCGGAGTCCGCACTCGGGATGTGGATCATGTTGTCGATGAGATGGTTGATCTTTGGCAGCATCACGACATCCGTCATTTCGAGTGGCTTGATGATGACCCGCTCTATGACCGTGACTTTGCTCTCAATCTTTTCAATCAAATTGCGGAACGTCTGCCGGGTGCGACATGGTCGGCCAACAACGGCATGATCGCCAGTTCTGTAACCCCGGAAATCCTTGCGGCGCTGGAAAAAAGCCACTGCCTGGGCTTTACGGTAGGGTTGGAAACGGGTAATCCCGAAATGCTGAGAAAGATCAAAAAGCCGGCAACGATTGAACGGTTTCTTCAGTTTGCACAGATGTCGAAAGATTTTCCCGGCATCTTCTATATCGTCAATTTTATCCTTGGTTTGCCGACGGAAACTTTTGGACAAATGCTCGATTCATTTGACGTCGCCCGTGTATCGAAACTCGACTGGAACAACTTCTTTAATTTTCAACCCTTGAAAAATACGGATGCCTATTTGGCCTACGCAGGGCTGGAGGACGACGACATTGATGATCAATTGATTAAACGTGGCACGACTGTTGATTTTAATCCGAACCGGGCAGGTGTCTTCAATGCAAAGGACGATGACGGATTGATCAGGGGATATGCAATTTTTGACATGCCCCTCGATGCGGCACCGGCCCGAAACCAGATTCGGGAAATTTGGTTTACGTTCAATTATGTCGCCAATTTTCTCAGGTTGCCGGCACTTGAAACGGAAAACGAAACACGCATCGAAAATGCGGTTAAATGGCTATTAGCACTCGGCCATGCTTACCAGGACAATCCGGCAATAAATTGTGTTCTCTATTTCCTTGAACGCAGATTGGGTAAAAACCGTTCAGTTCTCAATAACCAGAGGGATGCCGCCTTTATGAAATTCAAGAAAAGCGAGTACTGGAGCGAAAGGGACAGGGAATTCAATTTTTCTGCTTTTCTTGAAAATGAAATCCCAATGATTGACCCCCGAGCAAGCCGGGGCAGCGACGGGGAATTGCTTACTCGAAAAAAATAA
- a CDS encoding class I SAM-dependent methyltransferase — translation MQEIDFISSLHTSTKRDYVQRVVDHDKAACTQVAKQWGEDYWDGDRCYGYGGYTYDGRWRPVAEAMARHYGLKAGDKILDVGCGKAFLLYELTQVVPGIEITGVDVSTYGIEHAKEEVRPYLKVADATDLPFAEAEFDFVYSLNTLHNLKVFDLYKAIQEVQRVGKTDKKYILLESFRNESEKANLLYWQLTCQSFYSTEEWVWLYNQNGYTGDYGFIFFE, via the coding sequence ATGCAGGAAATCGATTTCATAAGTTCGCTGCATACCAGCACCAAGCGCGATTATGTCCAGCGCGTGGTCGATCATGACAAAGCCGCTTGTACCCAGGTCGCCAAACAATGGGGCGAGGATTACTGGGATGGTGATCGTTGCTATGGTTACGGGGGCTACACCTACGATGGCCGCTGGCGGCCCGTCGCCGAAGCCATGGCCCGTCATTATGGACTAAAAGCAGGAGACAAAATACTGGATGTCGGTTGCGGCAAGGCTTTCCTGCTGTATGAATTGACTCAAGTTGTTCCCGGTATCGAGATCACAGGCGTTGATGTATCTACATACGGGATCGAACATGCCAAAGAGGAAGTCAGGCCTTACCTTAAAGTCGCCGACGCCACCGATTTACCATTCGCAGAGGCGGAATTTGATTTTGTCTATTCGCTCAATACCCTTCACAACCTGAAAGTCTTCGATCTGTATAAAGCCATTCAGGAAGTCCAGCGGGTCGGCAAGACTGACAAAAAATACATCCTGCTTGAATCTTTCAGAAACGAGAGCGAAAAAGCCAACCTGCTATACTGGCAACTGACCTGCCAGTCATTCTATTCAACCGAGGAATGGGTCTGGCTTTATAATCAGAACGGTTACACGGGTGATTACGGTTTTATTTTTTTCGAGTAA
- a CDS encoding radical SAM protein encodes MSSIYNNQKFLQFPGRIQALREGRVLAPVHIRIKPVNKCNHDCWYCAYRVSNLQLGEDMDHDDVIPADKMAQIVDDVIDMGVKAVTFSGGGEPLLYKQLPETIKNLAAGGIRIGALSNGSNLKGRVADAFAEYATWIRISLDGWDDESYAKARDIKEGAFSQLIENLRSFSARSSKCTLGTSFIIDNKNYTHIYDICAQLKDAGVQHVKLYGVIINNDGRKNNAYHQDIAEETMALIEKAKALEGDGFSIVNHYHLLEDRFEKTYTSCPFLTYLTIIGADSNVYTCQDKAYNKDGLLGSIKDRSFKDFWFSEENKQRMDAVNPSKMCKHHCVSNEKNLTLIEHLSLDEDHACFV; translated from the coding sequence TTGTCGAGCATCTATAACAACCAAAAATTCCTGCAATTCCCGGGCCGCATTCAGGCCCTGCGCGAAGGACGCGTTCTTGCCCCTGTCCATATCCGCATAAAACCAGTCAACAAATGTAATCACGATTGTTGGTATTGCGCCTACCGGGTATCCAATCTTCAACTTGGCGAAGACATGGACCATGATGATGTGATTCCGGCCGATAAAATGGCCCAGATCGTCGATGACGTTATCGATATGGGGGTCAAGGCCGTTACATTTTCAGGCGGCGGGGAACCGCTGTTGTACAAACAATTGCCGGAAACCATTAAAAATCTGGCCGCCGGCGGCATTCGCATCGGGGCTTTAAGTAACGGTTCCAACCTTAAGGGCCGGGTCGCTGATGCTTTTGCAGAATACGCCACATGGATCAGGATTTCCCTGGATGGCTGGGATGATGAAAGTTACGCCAAGGCCAGGGACATCAAGGAAGGCGCTTTTAGCCAACTGATCGAAAATTTGCGCAGTTTTTCTGCCCGTTCCAGCAAATGCACACTGGGGACGAGCTTCATTATCGATAACAAAAACTACACGCACATCTATGATATATGCGCCCAACTGAAGGATGCTGGTGTTCAGCATGTTAAATTGTATGGCGTTATCATCAACAACGATGGCCGCAAGAACAATGCCTATCACCAGGACATCGCCGAAGAAACCATGGCCCTGATCGAAAAGGCGAAGGCCCTTGAGGGTGATGGATTTTCCATCGTCAATCACTATCACCTTCTGGAAGACCGGTTCGAGAAGACCTATACGAGCTGCCCTTTCCTGACTTACCTGACCATCATCGGCGCCGATAGCAATGTTTATACCTGTCAGGACAAGGCCTACAACAAAGATGGATTGCTGGGCTCTATCAAAGATCGCTCCTTCAAGGATTTCTGGTTTTCAGAAGAAAACAAGCAACGCATGGACGCCGTAAACCCGTCAAAAATGTGCAAACATCATTGCGTCAGTAATGAAAAGAACTTGACCCTGATCGAACATCTGTCGCTGGATGAAGATCACGCCTGTTTTGTTTAA
- a CDS encoding flagellar biosynthesis regulator FlhF yields MQSRGYQTYATAQHTTISLRELERRALARAIHELSVVRDNYTPGKEGYALYTDALKFNQKLWTLIQSNIVENPTSGTAKLRANFLELSLFVDRHTLQAMRDPNPDSLTALIDINKNISGGLFNTDTKAESATAPSPTSMAPVPSGF; encoded by the coding sequence ATGCAATCCCGCGGTTATCAAACCTACGCAACGGCACAACACACGACGATCAGCTTGCGTGAGCTTGAGCGCAGGGCGCTGGCCCGCGCTATCCACGAGCTTAGCGTTGTTCGCGATAACTATACCCCGGGCAAGGAAGGCTACGCCCTGTACACGGACGCCCTGAAATTCAATCAAAAGCTATGGACGCTCATTCAATCCAATATTGTCGAAAACCCGACCAGCGGCACGGCCAAGCTGCGCGCTAACTTTCTTGAACTCAGCCTGTTTGTCGACCGCCATACGCTGCAAGCCATGCGCGATCCCAATCCGGATAGCCTGACGGCGTTGATTGATATAAACAAAAATATTTCAGGCGGGCTCTTTAACACCGATACCAAGGCAGAGTCGGCAACAGCTCCCTCTCCCACATCCATGGCCCCCGTCCCGTCAGGTTTTTAG
- a CDS encoding radical SAM protein yields MDKFGIESHKLIYHPERVAQYLEAGDDWQKAKSVYPIYVEVSPVGACNHRCVFCAFDYIGYKSQMLDADIFSRRINEMGQLGIKSIMFAGEGEPLLHKKINQMVKASTDAGIDVSFTTNAVNLNKAFIEQSLPLTSWIKASLNAGTAETYAKIHRTKEAEFQKVINNLKAAVLAKKRHGWTCTIGAQILLLPENASEIETLARIGRDEIGLDYLVVKPYSQHLYSETETYKNIDYNDFIELEASLKHLNTDTFDLIFRSNTMKKHEEVDAERYSYCSSTPFFLAHIMADGNVSGCNAYLMHEKFMYGSIMDQTFKSIWEGSGREESFHYVKNELDISKCRKNCRMDEVNRYLFNLREGLVEHVNFI; encoded by the coding sequence TTGGATAAATTTGGAATCGAAAGCCATAAACTTATCTATCATCCAGAGCGGGTCGCGCAGTATCTTGAGGCTGGGGATGATTGGCAAAAAGCCAAAAGCGTCTATCCAATTTATGTAGAAGTGTCCCCTGTTGGCGCCTGTAATCATCGCTGTGTTTTTTGCGCCTTTGATTACATTGGTTACAAAAGCCAGATGCTGGATGCCGATATCTTTTCCCGGCGAATTAACGAAATGGGCCAGCTTGGCATCAAAAGCATTATGTTCGCAGGCGAAGGCGAGCCGCTTTTGCACAAAAAAATCAACCAAATGGTCAAGGCATCGACGGATGCAGGTATCGATGTTTCTTTCACGACAAACGCCGTCAACCTGAATAAAGCGTTTATCGAACAATCCCTGCCACTGACCTCGTGGATCAAGGCCTCGTTAAATGCCGGGACCGCAGAAACCTACGCGAAAATTCATCGCACCAAGGAAGCCGAATTTCAAAAGGTCATAAACAATCTCAAAGCAGCTGTTTTGGCTAAAAAGCGGCATGGATGGACATGCACCATTGGCGCACAAATTCTTCTTCTGCCTGAAAATGCTTCCGAAATTGAAACCCTCGCCCGCATAGGCCGAGATGAAATCGGGCTCGACTATCTTGTCGTTAAACCTTATTCCCAACATTTGTATAGCGAAACGGAAACCTACAAGAATATTGATTACAATGACTTCATCGAGTTGGAAGCGTCTCTAAAACACCTGAACACCGACACCTTTGACCTGATTTTCCGCTCCAACACCATGAAAAAACACGAAGAGGTAGACGCGGAACGCTACAGTTATTGCAGTTCCACGCCCTTCTTCCTTGCCCATATTATGGCCGATGGCAATGTCTCTGGATGCAATGCCTATTTGATGCACGAAAAATTCATGTACGGCAGCATTATGGATCAGACCTTCAAGTCAATATGGGAAGGAAGCGGTCGCGAAGAGAGCTTTCATTATGTCAAAAATGAACTCGATATCAGTAAATGCCGAAAGAACTGCCGAATGGACGAGGTCAATCGCTACCTGTTCAATTTGCGAGAAGGCCTGGTTGAACACGTCAATTTTATTTAA